A section of the Chlorocebus sabaeus isolate Y175 chromosome 17, mChlSab1.0.hap1, whole genome shotgun sequence genome encodes:
- the RPS10 gene encoding small ribosomal subunit protein eS10, translating into MLMPKKNRIAIYELLFKEGVMVAKKDVHMPKHPELADKNVPNLHVMKAMQSLKSRGYVKEQFAWRHFYWYLTNEGIQYLRDYLHLPPEIVPATLRRSRPETGRPRPKGLEGERPARLTRGEADRDTYRRSAVPPGADKKAEAGAGSATEFQFRGGFGRGRGQPPQ; encoded by the exons ATGTTGATGCCTAAGAAGAACCGGATTGCCATTTACGAACTCCTTTTTAAGGAGGGAGTCATGGTGGCCAAGAAGGATGTCCACATGCCTAAGCACCCGGAGCTGGCAGACAAGAATGTGCCCAACCTTCATGTCATGAAGGCCATGCAG TCTCTCAAGTCCCGAGGCTACGTGAAGGAACAGTTTGCCTGGAGACATTTCTACTGGTACCTTACCAATGAGGGTATCCAGTATCTCCGTGATTACCTTCATCTGCCCCCGGAGATTGTGCCTGCCACCCTACGCCGTAGCCGtccagagactggcaggcctcggCCTAAAG GTCTGGAGGGTGAGCGACCTGCGAGACTCACAAGAGGGGAAGCTGACAGAGATACCTACAGACGGAGTGCTGTACCAC CTGGTGCTGACAAGAAAGCCGAGGCTGGGGCTGGGTCAGCAACCGAATTCCAGTTT AGAGGCGGATTTGGTCGTGGACGTGGTCAGCCACCTCAGTAA